Proteins co-encoded in one Syngnathoides biaculeatus isolate LvHL_M chromosome 22, ASM1980259v1, whole genome shotgun sequence genomic window:
- the stxbp4 gene encoding syntaxin-binding protein 4 isoform X2: protein MGPHGVGRAVRRLEFGNCKRGLGVKIIGGYRETTGEDFGVFIKRVVAGGLAALDGRLQPGDLIVDVNNISLSGVTNDRAVEILRTASLSNRMSLLVARDDDSRREFSELMEKYGSAPSAPSGRISPTRQSAGKPPDAAASASESPRPLGPKEGAPVYAHAATPAFSHSVIQLICIAKGSGLGLVVKGGANRAEGPMVFIRDIAAGGDCQKDGRLQVGDQLVSVNKESLIGVTYEEARTILARTKLRPDPTVEVAFIRRRTSSGSSSGPRSPVVGGPRGGPPPVPVTELASGRIGQQAQASAAEPEPEPDPDVDGGSCHLKLEQIEKALDLLGLKPSDARRQAFRSRLRADPAGTVTRADLESASREAFGPRPDEAAAARAGSKFTCDDLLSLLEVPACSPSTSARDDVERLRKANAEALAEIKRLQDQLSECRGVRQQMAEELDVVKLEAKAAAEETRTLRARVQLAQEARKQACGMEMDYEEAVRLLEAEIAELKAHRAREAPPPPPPLPDHKEESERLEKKAAVLESQLRKSDAAKKTLAMSTAKLLAFVQNVQEYLLEGLGPTKSFSCVTAEGVPQGGPSRHEKSSWTAAALAKRADELSASVRNVLEVDACRPSSRPPRL from the exons ATGGGCCCGCACGGCGTCGGGCGAGCCGTCCGCCGGCTGGAATTCGGCAACTGCAAGCGAGGACTCG GTGTCAAGATCATCGGCGGCTACAGAGAAACGACGGGAGAGGACTTTGGCGTCTTCATCAAGAGAGTCGTCGCCGGAGGGCTGGCCGCGCTCGACG GTCGGCTTCAGCCGGGCGACCTGATTGTGGACGTGAACAACATCAGCCTGAGCGGCGTCACCAATGACAG GGCGGTGGAGATCCTGAGGACGGCGTCGCTGTCCAATCGCATGTCGCTGCTGGTTGCCAGGGACGATGATTCCAG GCGGGAGTTTTCCGAGCTGATGGAGAAGTACGGCTCCGCCCCCTCGGCGCCGTCCGGCCGCATCTCCCCGACTCGGCAGTCTGCAG GCAAGCCGCCGGACGCCGCCGCCTCGGCGTCCGAGAGCCCCCGGCCGCTCGGCCCGAAAGAAGGAGCCCCTGTCTACGCCCATGCGGCCACGCCCGCTTTCAG CCACAGCGTAATCCAGTTGATCTGCATCGCCAAGGGCAGCGGCCTGGGCCTGGTCGTCAAGGGCGGGGCCAACCGGGCCGAAGGTCCCATGGTCTTCATCCGGGACATCGCGGCGGGAGGCGACTGCCAGAAG GACGGCAGGCTGCAGGTGGGAGACCAGCTGGTGTCCGTCAACAAGGAATCGCTCATCGGCGTGACGTACGAAGAGGCCCGGACCATCCTGGCCCGCACCAAACTCAG ACCGGATCCCACCGTGGAAGTGGCCTTCATCCGGCGTCGGACTTCGTCCGGCTCCAGCAGCGGCCCTCGCAGCCCCGTGGTCGGGGGGCCCCGCGGCGGTCCGCCGCCGGTCCCGGTCACCGAGCTCGCCTCCGGCCGGATCGGCCAG CAGGCGCAAGCGAGTGCAGCTGAGCCCGAGCCTGAGCCCGACCCCGACGTGG acggCGGCAGCTGTCATCTCAAATTGGAGCAAATTGAAAag GCTCTGGACCTGCTGGGCCTGAAGCCGTCGGACGCTCGGCGCCAGGCGTTCCGGTCCCGACTGCGAGCCGACCCGGCGGGGACGGTGACCCGCGCGG ATTTGGAGAGCGCCAGCAGGGAGGCGTTCGGGCCTCGGCCGGACGAGGCCGCTGCCGCCCGCGCGGGGTCAAAGTTCACGTGCGATGACCTGTTGAGTCTGCTGGAGGTGCCCGCTTGCAGCCCG TCGACGTCGGCTCGTGACGACGTGGAACGCCTGAGGAAGGCGAACGCGGAGGCGCTGGCGGAGATCAAGAGGCTGCAG GATCAACTGTCGGAGTGTCGCGGGGTCCGGCAGCAGATGGCGGAGGAGCTGGACGTCGTCAAACTG GAAGCCAAGGCGGCCGCGGAGGAGACGCGGACCCTGCGGGCTCGCGTCCAGCTGGCCCAGGAGGCCCGGAAGCAAGCCTGCGGGATGGAGATGGACTACGAGGAGGCGGTCCGGCTGCTGGAGGCCGAGATCGCCGAGCTGAAGGCTCACAGGGCCAGAGaggcccctccccctccccctccccttccGGACCACAAG GAGGAAAGCGAGCGGCTGGAGAAGAAAGCGGCCGTGCTGGAAAGTCAGCTGAGAAAGAGCGACGCCGCCAAGAAGACTTTGGCGATGTCCACCGCAAAACTGCTGGCGTTTGTCCAG aATGTTCAAGAATATCTGCTTGAAGGACTCGGGCCCACCAAGAGCTTCAG
- the stxbp4 gene encoding syntaxin-binding protein 4 isoform X3: MGPHGVGRAVRRLEFGNCKRGLGVKIIGGYRETTGEDFGVFIKRVVAGGLAALDGRLQPGDLIVDVNNISLSGVTNDRAVEILRTASLSNRMSLLVARDDDSRREFSELMEKYGSAPSAPSGRISPTRQSAGKPPDAAASASESPRPLGPKEGAPVYAHAATPAFSHSVIQLICIAKGSGLGLVVKGGANRAEGPMVFIRDIAAGGDCQKDGRLQVGDQLVSVNKESLIGVTYEEARTILARTKLRPDPTVEVAFIRRRTSSGSSSGPRSPVVGGPRGGPPPVPVTELASGRIGQQAQASAAEPEPEPDPDVDGGSCHLKLEQIEKALDLLGLKPSDARRQAFRSRLRADPAGTVTRADLESASREAFGPRPDEAAAARAGSKFTCDDLLSLLEVPACSPSTSARDDVERLRKANAEALAEIKRLQDQLSECRGVRQQMAEELDVVKLEAKAAAEETRTLRARVQLAQEARKQACGMEMDYEEAVRLLEAEIAELKAHRAREAPPPPPPLPDHKEESERLEKKAAVLESQLRKSDAAKKTLAMSTAKLLAFVQNVQEYLLEGLGPTKSFSCVTAEGVPQGGPSRHEKSSWTAAALAKRADELSASVRNVLEVDALTF; encoded by the exons ATGGGCCCGCACGGCGTCGGGCGAGCCGTCCGCCGGCTGGAATTCGGCAACTGCAAGCGAGGACTCG GTGTCAAGATCATCGGCGGCTACAGAGAAACGACGGGAGAGGACTTTGGCGTCTTCATCAAGAGAGTCGTCGCCGGAGGGCTGGCCGCGCTCGACG GTCGGCTTCAGCCGGGCGACCTGATTGTGGACGTGAACAACATCAGCCTGAGCGGCGTCACCAATGACAG GGCGGTGGAGATCCTGAGGACGGCGTCGCTGTCCAATCGCATGTCGCTGCTGGTTGCCAGGGACGATGATTCCAG GCGGGAGTTTTCCGAGCTGATGGAGAAGTACGGCTCCGCCCCCTCGGCGCCGTCCGGCCGCATCTCCCCGACTCGGCAGTCTGCAG GCAAGCCGCCGGACGCCGCCGCCTCGGCGTCCGAGAGCCCCCGGCCGCTCGGCCCGAAAGAAGGAGCCCCTGTCTACGCCCATGCGGCCACGCCCGCTTTCAG CCACAGCGTAATCCAGTTGATCTGCATCGCCAAGGGCAGCGGCCTGGGCCTGGTCGTCAAGGGCGGGGCCAACCGGGCCGAAGGTCCCATGGTCTTCATCCGGGACATCGCGGCGGGAGGCGACTGCCAGAAG GACGGCAGGCTGCAGGTGGGAGACCAGCTGGTGTCCGTCAACAAGGAATCGCTCATCGGCGTGACGTACGAAGAGGCCCGGACCATCCTGGCCCGCACCAAACTCAG ACCGGATCCCACCGTGGAAGTGGCCTTCATCCGGCGTCGGACTTCGTCCGGCTCCAGCAGCGGCCCTCGCAGCCCCGTGGTCGGGGGGCCCCGCGGCGGTCCGCCGCCGGTCCCGGTCACCGAGCTCGCCTCCGGCCGGATCGGCCAG CAGGCGCAAGCGAGTGCAGCTGAGCCCGAGCCTGAGCCCGACCCCGACGTGG acggCGGCAGCTGTCATCTCAAATTGGAGCAAATTGAAAag GCTCTGGACCTGCTGGGCCTGAAGCCGTCGGACGCTCGGCGCCAGGCGTTCCGGTCCCGACTGCGAGCCGACCCGGCGGGGACGGTGACCCGCGCGG ATTTGGAGAGCGCCAGCAGGGAGGCGTTCGGGCCTCGGCCGGACGAGGCCGCTGCCGCCCGCGCGGGGTCAAAGTTCACGTGCGATGACCTGTTGAGTCTGCTGGAGGTGCCCGCTTGCAGCCCG TCGACGTCGGCTCGTGACGACGTGGAACGCCTGAGGAAGGCGAACGCGGAGGCGCTGGCGGAGATCAAGAGGCTGCAG GATCAACTGTCGGAGTGTCGCGGGGTCCGGCAGCAGATGGCGGAGGAGCTGGACGTCGTCAAACTG GAAGCCAAGGCGGCCGCGGAGGAGACGCGGACCCTGCGGGCTCGCGTCCAGCTGGCCCAGGAGGCCCGGAAGCAAGCCTGCGGGATGGAGATGGACTACGAGGAGGCGGTCCGGCTGCTGGAGGCCGAGATCGCCGAGCTGAAGGCTCACAGGGCCAGAGaggcccctccccctccccctccccttccGGACCACAAG GAGGAAAGCGAGCGGCTGGAGAAGAAAGCGGCCGTGCTGGAAAGTCAGCTGAGAAAGAGCGACGCCGCCAAGAAGACTTTGGCGATGTCCACCGCAAAACTGCTGGCGTTTGTCCAG aATGTTCAAGAATATCTGCTTGAAGGACTCGGGCCCACCAAGAGCTTCAG
- the LOC133496017 gene encoding hydroxycarboxylic acid receptor 1-like: KKQKEQISCVSKSQTVFKRSAMDSETTTTPAPGGGCPPVGIQLEGVILPPMLIVDVVLGLLGNVVALWIFCFRIKSWNANIVFLSNLVLADFLALVSLPLRIDALLRGHWVFGDAVCRLNLFLMFTNRTASIALMTVVAFYRYFKVVHPHHRLNRMSKRQAWALSLVVWLLVGAPRVPMLAYNHIKDIRNARQCFFFTSYKEASRGIVILVATHRVLTVVEFFVGLALLAFCSVRISRFVKRRQMGKADKVRKAMRVCGAIVAIFLVCFLPTTVTTLGLWLGRALRPGDCALFYAFTQLTVVFLGLNFLNSALDPIVYIFSSSVFRKEVLAVVPSRLRRRRGEDIRRSASASQSTSQVELENVRAAPAD; the protein is encoded by the exons AAAAAGCAGAAGGAGCAAATTTCCTGCGTCTCGAAATCACAAACAGTCTTCAAGAGGTCAGCGATGGATTCGGAGACGACGACCACGCCGGCGCCGGGCGGGGGGTGCCCGCCGGTGGGCATTCAGCTGGAGGGCGTGATCCTGCCCCCGATGCTGATCGTGGACGTGGTCCTGGGCCTGCTGGGCAACGTGGTGGCTCTGTGGATCTTCTGCTTCCGGATCAAGTCGTGGAACGCCAACATCGTGTTCCTGTCCAACCTGGTTCTGGCCGACTTCCTGGCGCTGGTCAGCCTCCCGCTGCGCATCGACGCGCTCCTGCGGGGCCACTGGGTGTTCGGCGACGCGGTGTGCCGCCTCAACCTCTTCCTGATGTTCACCAACCGGACCGCCAGCATCGCGCTCATGACCGTGGTGGCCTTCTACAGATACTTCAAG GTGGTCCACCCTCACCACCGCCTGAACCGCATGAGCAAGCGGCAGGCGTGGGCGTTGTCGCTGGTGGTGTGGCTGCTGGTGGGCGCCCCCCGCGTGCCCATGCTGGCCTACAACCACATCAAGGACATCCGAAATGCCCGCCAGTGCTTCTTCTTCACCTCCTACAAGGAGGCCTCACGCG GCATCGTCATCCTGGTGGCGACGCACCGGGTCCTGACGGTGGTGGAGTTTTTCGTCGGGCTGGCTTTGCTGGCGTTTTGCTCGGTGAGGATTTCCCGCTTTGTGAAGCGGCGGCAGATGGGCAAAGCCGACAAGGTGCGCAAGGCCATGCGGGTGTGCGGGGCCATCGTGGCCATCTTCCTGGTGTGCTTCCTGCCCACCACCGTCACCACGCTGGGGCTGTGGCTGGGCCGCGCCCTCCGGCCGGGGGACTGCGCCCTCTTCTACGCGTTCACCCAGCTCACTGTCGTCTTCCTGGGCTTGAACTTCCTGAACTCGGCCCTGGACCCCATCGTCTACATCTTCTCCAGCTCCGTCTTCAGGAAGGAGGTCTTGGCGGTCGTCCCCAGCAGACTCCGACGCCGGCGGGGAGAAGACATCCGGCGGTCCGCGTCGGCGTCGCAGTCCACCAGCCAGGTGGAGCTGGAGAACGTGAGGGCCGCCCCGGCCGACTAA
- the LOC133495454 gene encoding uncharacterized protein LOC133495454 isoform X2 codes for MAANERLQRHLSRDRHFGSLVCSCRVGATRVSNMGPGLAARFSWLYLLFISSAASVPVQQKYYRSGAGPASPPESLRPPLMSLQQKYSSTFLAGPTPGSQSPSSPATPSAASSGHADRQASLQNSKTHWSPPVLPGDHANAPASDSSRSSYEPASGNKPSNAGTQVANPGGLLHHSWALYGPVQERLFEADPKGQSPAYPGDDLPPSWELYNPVYAPPSSYEFPSGPLGTAKGQPTVSPGGNSHHHLGAYSPFDVTLSGHGLPPGGVKGTQAANPVGDLHPSWDSFNPVYVGPPSYETQSALRVPSGSVQGSPLSTGKEQREANEGGKLAPVWTVYSPVYSPPPAAPASRVSGRGHPASYSPVLAQPSGYKPSTGVFVKGKPAVSPGSNLAPSWAAYGQVYEPPSSYKPPNTPSVPPGAFQEPLGSNPGGNLHQSWAGYSSVDMQPSSHKHSSGGGGKGQAAVNPSGNLRQGLAAYGQVQKRLSSKLPTATVVPPSGVKGNHHHHHPGTVKGDPAVNHPGDHLTPRWPTYSKVFEPSGTETLTAPELSPGNAKVSPPGTGAEQSVFGPRRNLGPGWTKVGQLAHFQSHKTPLKYKHPAGGVKLDTGKEQLAASSGSHHQHPNWRAHGQFRYPLSGGGLLHGTGKGQQKRIPGVKRPTVPSPTREPLSGKPGRGVEVGQSAVKPVGDWHAKWTGHGPAYAGSAKHKPSVTPVHHQEELHLSFPSGTRKESDSYSSKKQHHVWATPDPSDYDDASAPPVPGHQTSVQVSGKKWPPAQGPLPLPVRPYPQVDFIDAASGLQGSDSAGVPDWSHYWNFHQWGSGYPGHPGKGLDQIPLQHGAPWVSSHQAFAEEDDGDDDDDEEDDNLPTYVIRNRNGYQQERKEFSRMHYSQNYGPPYVPYQRAPRKA; via the exons ATGGCGGCCAACGAGCGGCTCCAGCGGCATTTAAGCCGCGACCGGCATTTCGGCTCACTCGTGTGCTCGTGCAGAGTCGGAGCTACCCGGGTTTCGAACATGGGGCCTGGACTCGCCGCAAG GTTTTCTTGGCTCTATTTGCTGTTCATCAGCAGCGCTGCGAGCGTACCCGTGCAACAAAAGT ACTACAGGTCCGGCGCCGGCCCGGCTTCGCCGCCCGAAAGCCTGCGGCCTCCGCTCATGTCCCTGCAACAAAAATACTCGAGCACATTCCTTGCTGGCCCCACCCCAGGAAGCCAGTCCCCATCCAGCCCCGCGACACCCAGTGCGGCCTCATCAGGCCATGCCGACCGTCAGGCCTCCTTGCAGAACTCTAAGACGCACTGGAGTCCTCCGGTACTTCCCGGTGACCACGCCAATGCACCTGCTTCAGATTCGAGTCGGTCATCTTATGAGCCGGCCTCTGGCAACAAGCCCTCAAATGCAGGCACACAAGTGGCTAATCCCGGTGGCCTTCTGCACCACAGTTGGGCATTGTACGGTCCAGTCCAAGAGCGCCTTTTTGAAGCTGACCCTAAGGGACAGTCCCCAGCGTATCCAGGTGATGACCTACCCCCAAGTTGGGAGCTGTACAATCCGGTATACGCCCCACCTTCCAGCTATGAATTCCCAAGTGGTCCTCTTGGCACCGCCAAGGGGCAACCCACAGTGAGTCCCGGTGGCAACAGTCATCACCATTTGGGAGCGTACAGTCCATTTGATGTGACACTTTCGGGTCACGGACTCCCACCTGGAGGCGTTAAGGGGACTCAAGCGGCAAATCCCGTTGGCGACCTGCACCCGAGTTGGGACTCGTTCAATCCAGTATATGTTGGGCCACCCAGCTATGAAACTCAAAGTGCTCTCCGGGTTCCTTCTGGTAGTGTACAAGGGAGTCCTCTCAGCACTGGGAAGGAGCAACGTGAAGCTAATGAAGGTGGAAAGCTAGCCCCAGTTTGGACGGTTTACAGTCCTGTGTATTCGCCACCCCCAGCTGCTCCCGCGAGTCGTGTCAGTGGAAGGGGGCACCCCGCAAGTTACAGTCCAGTCCTTGCACAACCTTCTGGCTACAAACCCTCAACTGGGGTTTTTGTCAAGGGGAAGCCAGCAGTAAGTCCTGGTAGCAACCTGGCCCCAAGTTGGGCGGCATACGGTCAGGTCTATGAACCGCCTTCCAGCTACAAACCCCCAAATACTCCTTCGGTTCCCCCTGGCGCTTTTCAAGAGCCGCTGGGATCTAATCCAGGTGGCAACTTGCACCAAAGTTGGGCAGGCTACAGTTCAGTTGACATGCAACCATCCAGCCACAAACACTCAAGTGGTGGTGGGGGCAAGGGGCAAGCGGCAGTCAATCCAAGTGGCAACCTGCGTCAAGGTTTGGCAGCATACGGTCAAGTCCAGAAGCGACTTTCAAGCAAACTCCCAACTGCTACTGTGGTTCCTCCTAGTGGTGTAAAAgggaatcatcatcatcatcatccaggTACAGTCAAGGGGGACCCAGCAGTGAATCATCCGGGTGATCACCTGACCCCAAGGTGGCCAACGTACAGTAAAGTCTTTGAGCCGTCTGGAACCGAAACTTTAACTGCTCCTGAGCTCTCCCCTGGCAATGCGAAGGTGAGTCCTCCTGGCACCGGGGCAGAGCAGTCTGTATTTGGTCCCAGAAGAAACCTGGGCCCTGGTTGGACAAAAGTTGGCCAACTTGCACACTTTCAAAGCCATAAGACTCCCCTGAAATACAAACATCCAGCGGGTGGCGTCAAACTTGACACTGGTAAGGAGCAGCTGGCGGCGAGTTCAGGCAGTCACCACCAGCACCCAAATTGGCGAGCGCATGGTCAATTCCGTTATCCGCTTTCTGGTGGTGGTCTCCTTCATGGCACTGGAAAAGGGCAACAGAAACGCATCCCGGGTGTCAAGCGGCCTACGGTCCCCAGTCCGACCCGTGAACCCCTTTCCGGCAAACCGGGTCGCGGCGTTGAGGTCGGGCAGTCTGCAGTGAAGCCTGTGGGCGACTGGCACGCAAAGTGGACAGGACACGGTCCAGCCTATGCTGGGTCAGCAAAGCACAAGCCCTCAGTTACTCCGgtccaccaccaggaggagctaCACTTGAGTTTTCCTTCAGGTACCAGAAAGGAGTCCGACTCCTATTCTAGTAAAAAGCAACACCATGTTTGGGCGACACCTGATCCATCCGACTACGACGACGCAAGCGCTCCTCCTGTCCCCGGACATCAAACCTCCGTCCAAGTGAGCGGCAAAAAGTGGCCTCCAGCACAAGGTCCGCTTCCGCTTCCGGTCCGGCCATACCCTCAGGTGGACTTCATCGACGCTGCTTCCGGACTTCAAGGCTCTGACTCTGCTGGCGTTCCCGACTGGAGCCATTATTGGAACTTCCACCAGTGGGGTTCTGGATATCCAGGCCACCCCGGCAAAGGTTTGGACCAGATTCCTCTTCAACACGGTGCCCCTTGGGTGTCATCGCATCAAGCCTTCGCCGAGGAGGACGAcggtgacgacgacgacgatgaagAAGACGACAACCTTCCGACTTATGTCATTCGCAACCGAAATGGTTATCAGCAAGAGCGAAAGGAATTTTCCAGAATGCATTACTCCCAAAATTATGGTCCTCCCTACGTTCCCTACCAGAGGGCGCCACGAAAGGCCTGA
- the LOC133495454 gene encoding uncharacterized protein LOC133495454 isoform X1: MAANERLQRHLSRDRHFGSLVCSCRVGATRVSNMGPGLAASFFLLSCRFSWLYLLFISSAASVPVQQKYYRSGAGPASPPESLRPPLMSLQQKYSSTFLAGPTPGSQSPSSPATPSAASSGHADRQASLQNSKTHWSPPVLPGDHANAPASDSSRSSYEPASGNKPSNAGTQVANPGGLLHHSWALYGPVQERLFEADPKGQSPAYPGDDLPPSWELYNPVYAPPSSYEFPSGPLGTAKGQPTVSPGGNSHHHLGAYSPFDVTLSGHGLPPGGVKGTQAANPVGDLHPSWDSFNPVYVGPPSYETQSALRVPSGSVQGSPLSTGKEQREANEGGKLAPVWTVYSPVYSPPPAAPASRVSGRGHPASYSPVLAQPSGYKPSTGVFVKGKPAVSPGSNLAPSWAAYGQVYEPPSSYKPPNTPSVPPGAFQEPLGSNPGGNLHQSWAGYSSVDMQPSSHKHSSGGGGKGQAAVNPSGNLRQGLAAYGQVQKRLSSKLPTATVVPPSGVKGNHHHHHPGTVKGDPAVNHPGDHLTPRWPTYSKVFEPSGTETLTAPELSPGNAKVSPPGTGAEQSVFGPRRNLGPGWTKVGQLAHFQSHKTPLKYKHPAGGVKLDTGKEQLAASSGSHHQHPNWRAHGQFRYPLSGGGLLHGTGKGQQKRIPGVKRPTVPSPTREPLSGKPGRGVEVGQSAVKPVGDWHAKWTGHGPAYAGSAKHKPSVTPVHHQEELHLSFPSGTRKESDSYSSKKQHHVWATPDPSDYDDASAPPVPGHQTSVQVSGKKWPPAQGPLPLPVRPYPQVDFIDAASGLQGSDSAGVPDWSHYWNFHQWGSGYPGHPGKGLDQIPLQHGAPWVSSHQAFAEEDDGDDDDDEEDDNLPTYVIRNRNGYQQERKEFSRMHYSQNYGPPYVPYQRAPRKA; this comes from the exons ATGGCGGCCAACGAGCGGCTCCAGCGGCATTTAAGCCGCGACCGGCATTTCGGCTCACTCGTGTGCTCGTGCAGAGTCGGAGCTACCCGGGTTTCGAACATGGGGCCTGGACTCGCCGCAAG ttttttccTCTTGTCATGCAGGTTTTCTTGGCTCTATTTGCTGTTCATCAGCAGCGCTGCGAGCGTACCCGTGCAACAAAAGT ACTACAGGTCCGGCGCCGGCCCGGCTTCGCCGCCCGAAAGCCTGCGGCCTCCGCTCATGTCCCTGCAACAAAAATACTCGAGCACATTCCTTGCTGGCCCCACCCCAGGAAGCCAGTCCCCATCCAGCCCCGCGACACCCAGTGCGGCCTCATCAGGCCATGCCGACCGTCAGGCCTCCTTGCAGAACTCTAAGACGCACTGGAGTCCTCCGGTACTTCCCGGTGACCACGCCAATGCACCTGCTTCAGATTCGAGTCGGTCATCTTATGAGCCGGCCTCTGGCAACAAGCCCTCAAATGCAGGCACACAAGTGGCTAATCCCGGTGGCCTTCTGCACCACAGTTGGGCATTGTACGGTCCAGTCCAAGAGCGCCTTTTTGAAGCTGACCCTAAGGGACAGTCCCCAGCGTATCCAGGTGATGACCTACCCCCAAGTTGGGAGCTGTACAATCCGGTATACGCCCCACCTTCCAGCTATGAATTCCCAAGTGGTCCTCTTGGCACCGCCAAGGGGCAACCCACAGTGAGTCCCGGTGGCAACAGTCATCACCATTTGGGAGCGTACAGTCCATTTGATGTGACACTTTCGGGTCACGGACTCCCACCTGGAGGCGTTAAGGGGACTCAAGCGGCAAATCCCGTTGGCGACCTGCACCCGAGTTGGGACTCGTTCAATCCAGTATATGTTGGGCCACCCAGCTATGAAACTCAAAGTGCTCTCCGGGTTCCTTCTGGTAGTGTACAAGGGAGTCCTCTCAGCACTGGGAAGGAGCAACGTGAAGCTAATGAAGGTGGAAAGCTAGCCCCAGTTTGGACGGTTTACAGTCCTGTGTATTCGCCACCCCCAGCTGCTCCCGCGAGTCGTGTCAGTGGAAGGGGGCACCCCGCAAGTTACAGTCCAGTCCTTGCACAACCTTCTGGCTACAAACCCTCAACTGGGGTTTTTGTCAAGGGGAAGCCAGCAGTAAGTCCTGGTAGCAACCTGGCCCCAAGTTGGGCGGCATACGGTCAGGTCTATGAACCGCCTTCCAGCTACAAACCCCCAAATACTCCTTCGGTTCCCCCTGGCGCTTTTCAAGAGCCGCTGGGATCTAATCCAGGTGGCAACTTGCACCAAAGTTGGGCAGGCTACAGTTCAGTTGACATGCAACCATCCAGCCACAAACACTCAAGTGGTGGTGGGGGCAAGGGGCAAGCGGCAGTCAATCCAAGTGGCAACCTGCGTCAAGGTTTGGCAGCATACGGTCAAGTCCAGAAGCGACTTTCAAGCAAACTCCCAACTGCTACTGTGGTTCCTCCTAGTGGTGTAAAAgggaatcatcatcatcatcatccaggTACAGTCAAGGGGGACCCAGCAGTGAATCATCCGGGTGATCACCTGACCCCAAGGTGGCCAACGTACAGTAAAGTCTTTGAGCCGTCTGGAACCGAAACTTTAACTGCTCCTGAGCTCTCCCCTGGCAATGCGAAGGTGAGTCCTCCTGGCACCGGGGCAGAGCAGTCTGTATTTGGTCCCAGAAGAAACCTGGGCCCTGGTTGGACAAAAGTTGGCCAACTTGCACACTTTCAAAGCCATAAGACTCCCCTGAAATACAAACATCCAGCGGGTGGCGTCAAACTTGACACTGGTAAGGAGCAGCTGGCGGCGAGTTCAGGCAGTCACCACCAGCACCCAAATTGGCGAGCGCATGGTCAATTCCGTTATCCGCTTTCTGGTGGTGGTCTCCTTCATGGCACTGGAAAAGGGCAACAGAAACGCATCCCGGGTGTCAAGCGGCCTACGGTCCCCAGTCCGACCCGTGAACCCCTTTCCGGCAAACCGGGTCGCGGCGTTGAGGTCGGGCAGTCTGCAGTGAAGCCTGTGGGCGACTGGCACGCAAAGTGGACAGGACACGGTCCAGCCTATGCTGGGTCAGCAAAGCACAAGCCCTCAGTTACTCCGgtccaccaccaggaggagctaCACTTGAGTTTTCCTTCAGGTACCAGAAAGGAGTCCGACTCCTATTCTAGTAAAAAGCAACACCATGTTTGGGCGACACCTGATCCATCCGACTACGACGACGCAAGCGCTCCTCCTGTCCCCGGACATCAAACCTCCGTCCAAGTGAGCGGCAAAAAGTGGCCTCCAGCACAAGGTCCGCTTCCGCTTCCGGTCCGGCCATACCCTCAGGTGGACTTCATCGACGCTGCTTCCGGACTTCAAGGCTCTGACTCTGCTGGCGTTCCCGACTGGAGCCATTATTGGAACTTCCACCAGTGGGGTTCTGGATATCCAGGCCACCCCGGCAAAGGTTTGGACCAGATTCCTCTTCAACACGGTGCCCCTTGGGTGTCATCGCATCAAGCCTTCGCCGAGGAGGACGAcggtgacgacgacgacgatgaagAAGACGACAACCTTCCGACTTATGTCATTCGCAACCGAAATGGTTATCAGCAAGAGCGAAAGGAATTTTCCAGAATGCATTACTCCCAAAATTATGGTCCTCCCTACGTTCCCTACCAGAGGGCGCCACGAAAGGCCTGA